Proteins found in one Planctomycetes bacterium MalM25 genomic segment:
- a CDS encoding Blue-light-activated protein → MTQQAPARRKRRFFADMSVSGKIGLGFAIVLILHLSVVALGHYGVQKADRDRLSQSALLDQVGAFYEIDGLVGELQRNVQLFASTGYQGPRERVERLHQQLSDRLETAILKIRDGNVSGIDSGQLRSMQKSLEAQEKIFRAVAIDRAKRRKLIDKEFVRSAADFDEAITALSQTDARNLEDVYTAEAAFRTAQISALRFVQNPDSALVRTVKGLVSETRDCLRRFALQAGLEVAPAIESAEAFEDAFIQMVQATRGYLHLVNVVLTGESVEFLHLAKEARNKCTLGADRITSQMRRDNLRFARMNTCFSVLTIALGLLAAWMIGRSVAPPLNAITSTIDGLARGEPCGTIPGVNRRDELGKLAHAAEVFRGKAAETERLLVEVTRMKDLERQLSQAKKLESIGQLATGVAHEINTPLQSIASNLNFLDRCGDVINELLGDEELEGDKAIDGLCDRAKTIFSDYRNVRSLRQATDAIHESEVCSERIIEIVRAMRLMSHPENRETSEIDLADVVQRVITVSCNHWKYVAAVALEVPEGPVPYVGVASEISQIVINTVVNAADAIEEHRGADGRLGRIAVRLLTEGDAIFLEVEDDGPGIPEAILDRVFDPFFTTKDVGKGSGQGLAIIHNIVVKQMGGEIEILPVTPNGTLVRVMLPNAKTERPSHSLAAMG, encoded by the coding sequence ATGACTCAGCAGGCCCCCGCCCGCCGGAAGCGACGGTTCTTCGCCGACATGAGTGTGTCGGGGAAGATCGGCCTTGGGTTCGCGATCGTTCTGATCCTGCACCTCTCCGTGGTTGCTCTCGGTCACTACGGCGTGCAGAAGGCGGATAGAGATCGTCTCTCGCAATCGGCCCTGCTAGATCAGGTTGGAGCCTTCTACGAAATCGATGGGCTAGTCGGCGAGCTCCAACGCAATGTCCAGCTGTTCGCTTCAACCGGCTACCAGGGCCCCAGGGAACGCGTCGAGCGGCTGCACCAACAGCTGAGTGACCGGCTCGAGACGGCGATTCTCAAGATACGCGACGGCAACGTTTCGGGCATCGACAGCGGTCAGCTCAGGTCCATGCAGAAGAGCTTGGAGGCTCAAGAGAAAATCTTCCGGGCCGTCGCCATCGACAGGGCCAAACGACGGAAACTCATCGACAAGGAGTTCGTCCGCTCCGCAGCAGATTTTGACGAGGCAATCACGGCCCTGTCTCAAACCGATGCCAGGAACCTGGAGGACGTGTACACGGCGGAGGCTGCGTTCCGTACGGCCCAGATAAGCGCGCTGCGATTCGTTCAGAATCCCGACAGCGCCCTGGTGCGCACCGTCAAAGGCTTGGTTTCCGAGACGCGCGACTGCCTTCGTCGATTCGCGCTCCAGGCGGGTTTGGAGGTCGCGCCGGCGATCGAGTCCGCCGAGGCGTTCGAGGACGCGTTCATCCAGATGGTGCAAGCCACGCGCGGGTACCTCCACCTGGTGAACGTCGTGCTGACAGGTGAGTCCGTCGAGTTCTTACACCTCGCCAAGGAGGCCCGCAACAAGTGCACCCTCGGGGCCGATCGCATCACCTCCCAGATGCGGCGTGACAACCTCCGGTTCGCCCGCATGAACACGTGCTTCTCGGTGCTCACGATCGCGTTAGGCTTGCTCGCCGCCTGGATGATCGGGCGCTCGGTGGCCCCTCCCCTCAACGCGATCACGAGCACCATCGACGGGCTCGCGAGGGGCGAGCCGTGCGGGACCATCCCAGGCGTGAACCGCCGGGACGAGCTGGGCAAGCTTGCGCACGCCGCGGAAGTCTTCCGCGGTAAGGCCGCGGAGACAGAGCGTCTGCTCGTGGAGGTAACCCGGATGAAAGACTTGGAGCGTCAGCTCTCGCAGGCCAAGAAGCTCGAATCCATCGGCCAGCTCGCCACCGGCGTGGCACACGAAATCAACACGCCCCTGCAGTCCATCGCGTCGAACCTCAACTTCCTGGATCGGTGCGGCGATGTCATCAACGAGCTGCTCGGAGACGAAGAACTAGAGGGCGATAAGGCCATCGACGGGCTCTGCGATCGCGCCAAAACGATCTTCAGCGACTATCGCAACGTGAGATCGCTGAGGCAAGCGACCGACGCGATACATGAGTCCGAAGTCTGCTCCGAACGGATCATCGAGATCGTGCGGGCGATGAGGCTGATGTCTCACCCCGAGAACCGGGAAACCTCCGAGATCGATCTGGCGGATGTCGTCCAACGCGTCATCACCGTCAGTTGCAACCACTGGAAGTACGTCGCGGCAGTCGCATTGGAAGTCCCCGAGGGCCCGGTCCCATACGTCGGGGTGGCTTCCGAGATCTCGCAGATCGTAATCAATACGGTGGTGAACGCCGCCGACGCGATCGAAGAACATCGTGGCGCGGATGGAAGACTTGGGCGCATCGCGGTGCGACTACTCACGGAGGGAGATGCGATATTTTTAGAAGTGGAGGACGACGGCCCCGGCATCCCCGAGGCGATCCTAGACCGAGTCTTCGATCCGTTCTTCACGACCAAAGATGTCGGCAAAGGCAGCGGTCAGGGGCTCGCGATTATCCACAATATCGTCGTCAAGCAGATGGGCGGCGAGATCGAGATCCTGCCGGTCACACCGAACGGGACCCTGGTGCGTGTAATGCTCCCCAACGCGAAGACCGAGCGTCCCTCACACTCACTGGCAGCGATGGGGTAA
- the carQ_2 gene encoding RNA polymerase sigma factor CarQ, whose product MAEKHPTEELVTLLTASQTRLRAYVMSLMADRELAMEVLQATNLVIWRKADQFQPGTNFIAWAFKIARLQALAHRTKAGRDRTVFSEAFVNELADFVEADGDADEQPRVQAALLECLDEVPEDRREMLWMRYRDNLRVPQIAERLGRKVDATRQMIHRLRVVLLRCVESKLSQGDVP is encoded by the coding sequence ATGGCCGAAAAGCACCCAACCGAAGAACTAGTGACCCTTCTGACCGCGAGTCAGACCCGTCTTCGTGCGTACGTCATGTCGCTGATGGCCGATCGTGAGCTCGCGATGGAGGTGCTTCAAGCGACCAACCTGGTCATCTGGCGAAAAGCCGATCAGTTCCAGCCCGGCACCAATTTCATCGCGTGGGCGTTCAAGATCGCTCGCCTTCAGGCGCTCGCTCACCGGACGAAGGCCGGACGCGATCGCACCGTCTTCAGCGAAGCGTTCGTCAACGAGTTGGCCGACTTCGTTGAAGCGGATGGGGACGCCGACGAGCAACCTCGGGTTCAAGCGGCTTTGCTGGAGTGCCTCGATGAGGTTCCGGAGGACCGCCGCGAGATGCTCTGGATGCGATATCGAGACAACCTGCGGGTCCCGCAGATCGCCGAGCGTCTCGGCCGGAAGGTCGACGCCACACGTCAGATGATCCACCGATTGCGAGTGGTGCTTCTGAGGTGCGTTGAAAGCAAGCTCTCGCAAGGAGATGTGCCGTGA
- a CDS encoding FecR protein, whose product MKSGDQPMDSTSAELMRLADASIDSNLSESERRRLERFLSGQPKRMRWYLGYVRLHVALEEEGACLSEKATSAPHSATVAGSSPAHFVTQPNRGRQLHRSLVGSRSPSKPILRFPTRAVATAVAAAAALLLFLGVSNDSESEFRLTRDIDAAWSESRGAEEFRRGDVASLASGLARIDFACDAVVAVEGPATFRAISEKEIELLEGRLAALCPTKQSHGFTVRLPNGRVVDLGTEFGVAIDGESTSVRVFDGEVQWFDNAGNSVVIRGGRESRDASTVTETTLTSEPAFARLRALFGEATE is encoded by the coding sequence GTGAAATCAGGCGACCAACCGATGGATTCGACCTCGGCAGAACTGATGAGACTGGCGGATGCCTCGATCGACTCGAATCTCAGCGAGTCGGAGCGCCGCCGACTGGAACGCTTCCTATCTGGTCAGCCGAAGCGAATGCGGTGGTACCTCGGCTACGTGCGATTGCACGTGGCGTTGGAGGAGGAAGGCGCCTGCTTGTCGGAGAAGGCGACGTCGGCGCCGCACTCAGCGACGGTGGCCGGGTCATCTCCTGCTCACTTCGTTACCCAGCCCAATCGTGGCAGGCAGCTCCATCGCTCGCTTGTCGGCAGCCGCTCGCCGAGCAAGCCCATCCTGCGATTTCCAACACGAGCCGTGGCGACGGCTGTCGCCGCGGCGGCGGCTTTGTTGTTGTTCCTCGGCGTTTCCAACGATTCCGAGAGCGAGTTCCGGCTCACGCGAGATATCGACGCGGCTTGGAGTGAAAGCCGTGGGGCGGAGGAGTTCAGGCGGGGCGATGTCGCTTCTCTAGCTTCGGGGCTCGCGCGGATTGATTTCGCCTGCGATGCGGTCGTCGCCGTCGAGGGGCCCGCCACGTTCCGAGCAATAAGCGAGAAAGAGATCGAGCTGCTCGAAGGACGCCTCGCGGCGTTGTGCCCAACCAAGCAATCGCACGGGTTCACTGTGCGGTTGCCGAACGGTCGCGTCGTCGATCTGGGAACGGAGTTCGGCGTGGCGATCGACGGTGAGTCAACCTCCGTCCGAGTGTTCGACGGTGAGGTGCAGTGGTTCGACAACGCGGGCAACTCGGTGGTCATACGCGGCGGCCGAGAATCGCGGGACGCTTCCACGGTCACCGAAACAACCCTGACATCGGAGCCTGCTTTCGCGCGGCTCCGGGCCCTCTTCGGAGAGGCTACGGAATGA
- a CDS encoding EF hand encodes MIVLCLPRHRVIHSDPVLGSVLVLLAAVGCGSGPAAPRLPSVDANSAASDAMRLYDRNGDGTLDADERVASPALAKAARSIDSDGNGSIDQREICAYIESWKESGTALVDVIAEVVLDGAPLTDAELIVEPEPFLGDAYSIARSSTDASGLATFVGAHPQLPGLPVGFYRVRVSKKDAAGRERIPASYNDATELGIVVAANAGNHSRFELKSTR; translated from the coding sequence ATGATCGTGCTTTGTTTGCCTCGCCACCGAGTGATCCACAGCGATCCGGTTCTTGGCTCGGTGCTCGTGCTGCTCGCCGCGGTCGGCTGCGGCTCGGGCCCGGCGGCTCCTCGGCTGCCTTCCGTCGATGCGAACTCCGCGGCGTCCGACGCGATGCGGTTGTACGACCGCAACGGCGACGGGACTCTCGACGCGGACGAGCGCGTCGCGTCGCCCGCCTTGGCGAAGGCCGCGCGGAGCATCGACTCGGACGGGAATGGGTCAATCGATCAGAGGGAGATCTGCGCCTACATCGAGTCGTGGAAGGAGTCGGGCACCGCCCTGGTGGACGTCATCGCGGAGGTTGTGCTCGACGGCGCGCCGCTCACCGATGCCGAGCTCATCGTCGAGCCGGAACCGTTTCTCGGCGACGCCTACTCGATCGCTCGATCTTCGACCGACGCATCGGGCCTCGCCACGTTCGTCGGCGCTCACCCGCAGCTCCCCGGGTTGCCGGTCGGCTTCTATCGGGTGCGGGTGTCGAAGAAGGACGCGGCAGGAAGAGAACGGATCCCGGCGTCATACAACGATGCCACAGAGCTCGGAATCGTGGTCGCCGCAAACGCCGGCAACCATAGCCGCTTCGAGCTGAAGTCAACTCGCTAA
- the glpQ1_2 gene encoding putative glycerophosphoryl diester phosphodiesterase 1 has translation MRRLYDANDDAVLVAAHRGDWRNAPENSLQAIENAIAMGCDIVEIDIRMTKDRRFVVMHDKTLDRTTTGSGKISHQTLAEIQQLRLRNGYGLPTEHRAPSLEEAFEVARGRAVLYIDKSEHCIADVYRLAAKVGVNEQTLFYGHMSRAEIRKGLGDLADRVHYLPKVGENTANAEEYVSEHLRDANRPVFLVSFKDGDATVLEQTPVIRGAGRRVWMSPLWPDLCAGRTDDLAVDDPEGSWGWLIDRGASVLCTDRPAQLLAYLRSKRLHD, from the coding sequence ATGCGGCGCCTGTACGACGCGAACGACGATGCGGTGCTCGTCGCGGCCCACCGAGGCGACTGGCGGAACGCCCCCGAGAACTCGCTCCAAGCGATCGAGAACGCGATCGCGATGGGGTGCGACATCGTCGAGATCGACATCCGAATGACCAAGGATCGACGCTTCGTCGTGATGCACGATAAAACGCTCGATCGCACGACAACGGGAAGCGGCAAGATCTCGCACCAAACACTCGCCGAGATCCAACAGCTGCGCCTTCGGAACGGTTACGGCCTACCGACCGAGCACAGGGCGCCCTCGCTCGAAGAGGCATTCGAAGTCGCCCGTGGGCGTGCGGTTCTCTACATCGATAAATCCGAACACTGTATCGCCGATGTCTATCGTTTGGCCGCGAAGGTCGGCGTCAACGAACAGACGCTGTTCTACGGTCACATGAGCCGAGCGGAGATTCGGAAAGGGCTCGGCGATCTCGCCGATCGGGTGCACTATCTACCCAAGGTCGGAGAGAACACAGCTAACGCCGAAGAGTACGTCTCAGAGCACCTCCGCGACGCGAACCGACCCGTGTTCCTGGTGAGCTTCAAGGACGGCGACGCCACCGTGCTGGAACAGACGCCAGTTATTCGCGGTGCCGGTCGTCGTGTCTGGATGAGTCCGCTGTGGCCTGACCTCTGCGCAGGCAGGACCGACGACCTGGCCGTTGATGACCCCGAGGGAAGCTGGGGATGGCTCATCGACCGAGGAGCCAGCGTGCTCTGCACGGACCGTCCGGCGCAACTACTTGCCTATCTGCGATCCAAGCGACTGCACGACTGA
- a CDS encoding Transposase → MPRGKKHAAEEIIPKLREADVLMSRGRTQDEAAKQIGVTTPTLVRWRKEYGGLRMDQAKRLKELEKENARLKRLLADAELDKAILKEAASGNF, encoded by the coding sequence ATGCCCAGAGGCAAGAAGCACGCGGCGGAAGAGATCATCCCCAAGCTCCGCGAAGCGGACGTCCTGATGTCCCGGGGACGCACGCAGGACGAGGCGGCCAAGCAGATCGGCGTGACAACGCCGACGCTGGTCCGCTGGCGAAAGGAGTACGGCGGCCTGCGGATGGATCAGGCGAAACGTCTGAAAGAGCTTGAGAAGGAGAACGCTCGGCTGAAGCGACTCCTGGCCGACGCGGAGCTGGACAAGGCGATCCTGAAGGAGGCCGCCTCGGGAAACTTCTGA
- a CDS encoding IS2 transposase TnpB, protein MTQLASDYGRYGYRRITALLRARGWRVNHKRVERLWRREGLKVPSKQPKRKRLWLADGSCVRLRPAYRDHVWSYDFVMDRTAEGRSIRMLTLIDEHTRECLAIDVARSLKHGDVLERLSDLFVRRGVPSYIRSDNGSEFTAKAVREWLGRVGVKTLFIEPGSPWENGYIESFNGKLRDELLVREQFGTLLEAKVLIERWRRHYNTVRPHSSLGYRAPAPETIQPLHFVPATPPRSEAAPL, encoded by the coding sequence ATGACGCAGCTGGCGAGCGACTACGGCCGGTATGGCTACCGTCGCATCACGGCGCTGCTGCGTGCCCGTGGCTGGCGGGTTAATCACAAGCGGGTCGAGCGGCTGTGGCGACGGGAGGGCCTGAAGGTCCCGTCGAAACAGCCGAAGCGTAAGCGACTGTGGCTGGCCGACGGATCGTGCGTTCGGCTGCGGCCAGCGTACCGAGACCACGTGTGGAGCTACGACTTCGTGATGGATCGGACGGCCGAGGGCCGCTCGATCCGAATGCTGACGCTGATCGACGAGCACACCCGTGAGTGCCTGGCGATCGACGTAGCGCGGAGCCTGAAGCACGGCGACGTGCTGGAACGGCTCAGCGACCTGTTCGTCCGCCGCGGCGTGCCGAGTTACATCCGGAGTGACAACGGCTCGGAGTTCACGGCGAAGGCGGTCCGCGAATGGCTCGGCCGGGTCGGCGTGAAGACGCTGTTCATCGAACCGGGCAGCCCGTGGGAGAACGGCTACATCGAGAGCTTCAACGGCAAGCTCCGCGACGAACTGCTGGTCCGCGAGCAGTTCGGCACCCTGCTGGAGGCCAAGGTCCTCATCGAACGCTGGCGGCGACACTACAACACCGTCCGCCCGCACAGCTCGCTCGGCTACCGCGCCCCGGCTCCCGAGACGATCCAGCCGCTTCACTTCGTTCCGGCTACGCCTCCACGAAGTGAAGCGGCTCCCCTATAA
- a CDS encoding Formylglycine-generating sulfatase enzyme yields the protein MLCAIRRYMMHALRSFMPRACCLHLMHSAALMYLCCSSQHSYAVRFEWANIGNPNNAADPRNGFGSVPERYEIATTEVSNTQFAEYLNKVYPNGKSGASGDFIDYRSTTSGGMKWLVEPGHENKPVNDLHILEVFRFVNWMSNGQLNGGTEYGTYDLEGTPGYLVYDTRSDEGEYFLPTLDEWYKAAYYNDATGGGYYHEYANEGDSLPAIATPAADPSGANYGQREQNYYLDDVMSDVGAYYLTRSPYGTYDQMGNSMEWTESPRPWSNEYNDYNVVLGGSWKTAIGASQRPRASLYSDYDYNSLGFRIARRVTEPTTRLESRIYLGTSPGDLFEYSSAFEQQDASHSHSLSFTDGRLVVSVDIQVSAYGGDGEEARLVVTNQAAGVEFGVSNNTIDSGESLEFNDLPPWMEPVSVL from the coding sequence ATGCTTTGCGCAATAAGAAGATATATGATGCACGCCCTTCGTTCGTTTATGCCGAGAGCGTGTTGCTTGCACTTAATGCACTCAGCGGCATTAATGTATTTATGCTGTTCGAGTCAGCATTCCTATGCTGTGCGGTTCGAGTGGGCGAATATAGGAAATCCGAACAACGCGGCTGACCCGCGAAATGGATTCGGTAGCGTACCGGAGAGGTACGAGATCGCCACCACGGAAGTGTCTAATACGCAGTTTGCAGAGTACCTCAACAAGGTGTATCCCAATGGCAAGTCTGGGGCGTCTGGTGATTTTATAGACTATCGCTCGACAACTTCTGGCGGCATGAAATGGCTAGTTGAACCTGGGCATGAGAATAAGCCTGTCAATGACCTGCATATTTTGGAGGTCTTCCGTTTCGTTAATTGGATGTCTAACGGACAGCTCAATGGTGGCACGGAGTATGGTACATACGATCTGGAGGGTACTCCTGGGTACTTGGTGTACGATACACGAAGCGATGAAGGAGAGTATTTCTTGCCTACCTTAGACGAGTGGTACAAGGCGGCGTACTACAATGATGCAACGGGTGGCGGCTATTATCACGAGTACGCAAACGAGGGCGATTCATTGCCCGCTATTGCTACGCCTGCTGCTGATCCGAGCGGAGCTAACTACGGCCAGCGTGAGCAAAATTACTACCTTGATGATGTTATGTCAGATGTTGGGGCATACTATCTAACGAGAAGTCCGTATGGCACTTACGATCAAATGGGTAATTCCATGGAGTGGACTGAATCGCCTAGACCCTGGAGCAATGAATACAATGATTACAATGTTGTATTAGGAGGTTCCTGGAAGACAGCTATCGGAGCAAGTCAAAGGCCTCGTGCTTCTTTGTATTCTGACTACGACTATAATTCATTAGGTTTTCGAATAGCCAGAAGGGTTACTGAGCCAACCACAAGACTCGAATCTCGCATATATTTAGGTACTTCACCAGGCGACCTGTTTGAGTATTCATCTGCCTTTGAGCAACAAGATGCGAGCCATTCTCACAGTCTGTCGTTCACCGACGGACGTTTGGTTGTGAGTGTAGATATCCAAGTCTCTGCCTATGGTGGCGATGGCGAAGAGGCACGGTTGGTTGTAACGAACCAAGCTGCGGGAGTCGAGTTTGGCGTAAGTAACAATACGATTGATTCTGGCGAGTCCCTCGAGTTTAATGACCTGCCCCCGTGGATGGAACCAGTTTCAGTGTTATAG
- a CDS encoding Transposase DDE domain protein → MGMGKRRRESQGELFVPSGELAASPGHAFYRRLNRLLGECGFDDAVEAACVPYYDAQGGRDSIAPGTYFRMLFVGYFEAIDSQRGIAWRCADSLSLREFLGVKLTERTPDHSTLSKTRDRLPLEVHELAFRLVLAAAAEKGLLKGKTLGVDSTTLEADAAMRSIVRKESGEDWKAYVKRLMQEAGEIEEGEDPTDEDLRRFDKKRKNKKTSNAEWESPTDPDARIAKLKDGRTRLAYKAEHAIDLETELVVAAEVYHADQSDSRTLADTAMAARTHVSEAGRGEVFEEVVADKGYHAAGQLELVESLNVRTYIPEPNSPYQRRWTDKPSGLKEAVVANRRRTKTEKNSRLQKLRSERVERTFAHTCETGGARRTRLRGIEKVRKRHLIVAAAHNLAILLRSLLGAGKPKALAGLLDQLAQLLTAALDWLIRTIDQQKSTG, encoded by the coding sequence ATGGGGATGGGTAAGCGGCGGCGGGAGTCGCAGGGGGAGCTGTTCGTGCCGTCGGGCGAGCTGGCGGCGAGCCCGGGGCACGCGTTCTACCGGCGGCTGAACCGGCTGCTGGGGGAGTGCGGCTTCGACGACGCGGTCGAGGCGGCGTGCGTGCCGTACTACGACGCCCAGGGCGGTCGCGACTCGATCGCGCCGGGCACGTACTTCCGGATGCTGTTCGTCGGGTACTTCGAAGCGATCGACAGCCAGCGTGGGATCGCCTGGCGGTGCGCCGACAGCCTCAGCCTGCGGGAGTTCTTGGGGGTGAAGCTCACCGAACGGACCCCCGACCACTCGACCTTGAGCAAGACCCGCGACCGGCTCCCCTTGGAGGTCCATGAGCTGGCGTTCCGCTTGGTGCTCGCCGCGGCGGCCGAGAAGGGCCTCTTGAAGGGCAAGACGCTCGGCGTCGACTCCACGACACTCGAAGCGGACGCGGCGATGCGGAGCATCGTTCGCAAGGAGTCGGGCGAGGACTGGAAGGCGTACGTCAAGCGGTTGATGCAAGAAGCGGGTGAGATCGAAGAAGGCGAAGACCCCACGGACGAGGACCTGCGGCGGTTCGACAAGAAGCGGAAGAACAAGAAGACGAGCAACGCCGAGTGGGAGTCCCCGACCGACCCGGACGCGCGGATCGCGAAGCTGAAGGACGGCCGCACGCGTCTGGCGTACAAGGCGGAGCACGCGATCGACCTGGAGACCGAGCTGGTGGTCGCGGCGGAGGTCTACCACGCCGACCAGAGCGACTCGCGAACGCTGGCCGACACGGCGATGGCGGCCCGGACCCACGTGTCCGAAGCGGGCCGGGGCGAGGTCTTCGAGGAGGTGGTGGCGGACAAGGGGTACCACGCGGCGGGGCAGTTGGAGTTGGTCGAGAGCCTGAACGTGCGGACCTACATCCCCGAGCCCAACTCGCCTTACCAGCGGCGTTGGACCGATAAACCGAGCGGGCTGAAGGAAGCGGTGGTCGCCAACCGGCGGCGGACGAAGACCGAGAAGAACAGCCGCTTGCAGAAGCTGAGATCGGAACGAGTCGAACGCACGTTCGCCCACACATGCGAGACGGGCGGGGCGAGGCGGACGCGGCTGCGGGGGATCGAGAAGGTGCGGAAGCGACACTTGATCGTGGCCGCCGCCCACAACCTGGCGATCCTCCTGCGGAGCCTCCTGGGGGCCGGCAAGCCCAAGGCCCTGGCGGGCCTCCTCGATCAACTCGCCCAACTACTCACCGCCGCCCTCGACTGGCTCATCCGAACGATCGACCAACAGAAATCAACGGGCTGA
- a CDS encoding Trypsin has protein sequence MPSLRILAALTVLLGAVHAFAIGRHNESITPESEYLAYAENFPSVGWMFGYLDETPETFSSGVLIDPHWVLTSGHGVEESGSFYDSYLFGFGANSSTEAEHYQSSDQVYLHPEYSGPESGVDLALLYFETPFSVEPATIYEGQAEVGEIASIVGYGQTGTPSTGAQTADGVKRAAQNILDAVDTRDFGYFGYRFRNTIFPDFLPLGGQGMPGDSGGGWFLKSDDDEFYLAGISSGGSQTPRYGADTSAYAIYRSMDWITSTIASVSPSIPGDYDGNGLVEQADYDTWEMSYGEFGVALAADGNLDGRVDAADYAVWRDAFGVLAVSVPEPSTLTLFGLASIAWLGLARRELSYAAVLILLASLGQPSQAGLMHNDSTTPESAYLEYANQFPSTGWMFTQENGEDVAFSSGVLIDRHWVLTSGHGMVSDDSDRNSTYDAYQPVDFCWSIVRMSQSRAAVSSWAS, from the coding sequence ATGCCAAGTCTCCGAATCCTTGCCGCTCTAACGGTATTGCTGGGGGCGGTCCATGCGTTCGCTATTGGTCGGCACAACGAGAGCATCACGCCGGAGTCCGAGTACCTGGCTTACGCTGAGAACTTTCCGTCGGTCGGCTGGATGTTCGGGTACCTGGACGAGACTCCTGAGACCTTCAGTTCTGGCGTGCTTATCGACCCGCACTGGGTTCTGACTTCTGGTCACGGAGTCGAAGAGAGCGGCTCCTTCTACGACAGCTATCTCTTTGGCTTTGGAGCGAATTCTTCGACCGAAGCTGAGCACTATCAGAGCAGCGATCAGGTTTACCTGCATCCGGAGTATTCCGGCCCTGAAAGCGGCGTAGACCTAGCCCTCCTGTATTTCGAGACGCCCTTCTCGGTGGAACCAGCGACGATCTACGAGGGGCAAGCCGAGGTGGGAGAGATCGCCAGCATTGTCGGCTACGGGCAAACCGGGACGCCTTCGACTGGGGCTCAAACTGCCGATGGGGTGAAGCGAGCTGCTCAGAATATTCTTGACGCGGTTGATACGAGGGACTTTGGCTACTTTGGATATCGATTCCGCAACACCATCTTCCCCGACTTTCTTCCACTAGGAGGGCAAGGAATGCCTGGAGATTCTGGAGGAGGATGGTTTCTTAAGAGTGATGATGATGAGTTCTACTTGGCGGGAATCAGCTCTGGTGGATCACAGACCCCTCGTTACGGTGCTGACACCTCGGCCTACGCAATCTATCGATCCATGGATTGGATCACTTCCACCATCGCCAGCGTCAGCCCTTCCATTCCGGGCGACTACGACGGCAACGGCCTCGTTGAGCAAGCGGACTACGACACTTGGGAAATGTCCTACGGAGAGTTTGGCGTTGCCCTGGCTGCCGATGGGAACCTCGACGGTCGAGTTGACGCGGCGGACTACGCGGTCTGGCGTGATGCGTTTGGGGTGTTGGCAGTCAGCGTGCCTGAGCCTTCGACTTTGACTTTGTTCGGTCTCGCGAGCATCGCTTGGCTGGGATTGGCACGCAGAGAGTTGAGCTACGCCGCCGTTCTCATCTTGCTCGCCAGCTTGGGGCAACCTTCTCAAGCGGGCCTCATGCACAACGACTCGACCACCCCAGAATCTGCTTATCTGGAGTATGCAAATCAGTTCCCATCAACGGGGTGGATGTTCACTCAAGAAAATGGAGAGGATGTAGCATTCAGCTCAGGCGTCTTGATTGATCGCCATTGGGTTCTTACTTCTGGTCACGGCATGGTCTCCGACGACTCAGACCGGAATTCTACCTACGACGCCTATCAGCCCGTTGATTTCTGTTGGTCGATCGTTCGGATGAGCCAGTCGAGGGCGGCGGTGAGTAGTTGGGCGAGTTGA